Below is a genomic region from candidate division KSB1 bacterium.
GGGCCCATGACGCGCGGCAGGGTAAGCATCTCCCGCGCCTCCACCTTGGTCATGCCTTTGCGCTGGCGCAATCGCCACAGCTCTTCCACGTACTCCTCAAAGCGCGGGTGCTTGGCCGGCTCGATGATGGTGGCGGTGCGCAGCTCGAGGCCCAGCTCGTTGATCTTGCCCTCGATCCGCTCCTTGTTCCCCAGTAGGATGGGGAAGGCGATCTTCTCGTCCTCCAGGATCTGGCTGGCCCGCAGGATGCGGTCGTGCTCCCCCTCCGGGAAAACCACGCGCTTCGGGTCCCGCTTGGCCTTGTTGATCATGAAGCGCATCACCTCGCGCCGCTTGCCCAAGCGGGCTTCCAACCTCTCGCGGTACTCGTCGATGTCGATCTGCAATCGCGCAACCCCGGTGCGCATGGCAGCCTCTGCTACCGCGGGGGCTTCCCAAAGGAGCACGCGCGGATCGAAGGGCTTAGGGATGATGTACTCGGGGCCGAACTCCAGGCGATCCACGTCGTAGGCCCGGCAGACCGACTCCGGCACGTCTTCTTTGGCCAGCGCGGCGAGGGACTTGGCGGCCGCGATCTTCATCTCATCATTGATCGCCCGTGCCCTCACATCCAGAGCGCCGCGGAAAATGAAGGGGAAGCCCAGTACGTTGTTCACCTGGTTGGGGTAATCCGAGCGCCCGGTGGCCATAATCAGGTCGTCGCGCGCGGCCTTGGCGTCTTCGTAGCGGATCTCCGGGTCCGGGTTGGCCATGGCGAACACAATCGGACGATCGGCCATCGAGCGAACCATCTCCTGGGTGACACAATTGGCCACAGACAGGCCCACGAACACGTCCGCCCCGACCATCGCCTCGGCGAGGGTGCGGGCCTCCGTCTCGGCCGCAAACCGCTCCTTGTACGGGTTCATTCCCTCCTTGCGGCCCTTGTAGATCACTCCTTTCGTGTCGCACAGGATGATGTTTTCTCGTTTGGCCCCGAGCAGGACGTACATCTCCGCACACGCGATGCCGGCGGCCCCAGCGCCGTTGATCACGATCTTGACTTCCTCGATCTTCTTACCCTGAAGCTCGAGGGCGTTCAGGAGCGCAGCGCCCGAGATGATGGCCGTACCGTGTTGGTCGTCGTGGAAAACGGGGATGCTGAGGGTCCTCTTCAGCGTCTCCTCAATGTAGAAGCATTCGGGAGCTTTGATGTCCTCCAGGTTGATGCCGCCGAAGGTCGGTTCCAGCAGCTGGCAGACGCGGATCACGTCATCCGGGTCCTTGGAGTTGACCTCGATGTCGAAGACGTCGATGTCGGCGAAACGCTTGAAGAGGACCCCCTTCCCTTCCATCACCGGCTTGCCCGCCAGAGGCCCGATGTCCCCGAGGCCCAACACCGCCGTGCCGTTGGTGACAACGGCGACAAGGTTGCCCTTGGCCGTGTACTCATAGACCAGATCTGGGTCGCGTGCGATTTCGCGACACGGTTCTGCTACACCCGGGGTGTAGGCCAATGAAAGATCTCTTTGGGTGAGGCAGGGTTTGGTCGGTACTACCTCCAGCTTACCACGGCGCGCGCGCCGATGGTAATCCAAAGCCTCTTCCTTACGAATCATAGCTGATTCTCCACATTGGTCGCACTGCCTGTCGACGCGGGACCTCTTCCTCTGGCCGCCGCCCTACCCTTCCTCCCGCCGGCAGCCGTGAGGATCCCGAGATTGTGGCGATTCCCCGGGTCCCGTGGATTGCGACCCCGCTCCCACAGGTAGGAACCCCCCTCAGTCCTCGACAAACAAAGCCCGATCCGGCAGGCCAAGACAGGGGGAAACCTCTCGCTTCCTGCTCCCACAACCACACACCACGGCGAATTTACCCCGTTCGGTACACTCTTGCAAATGCAATTTCCTCATGGGGAAGCCGCCGGCCAGAATCTCTCCTCCGCTCGCCCGGGGCAGCGAAGGTCGGTGGCACGGGGGGAATGGAGAGCCTCGATACCGGTGGGAGGAGTTATCGCGGTCCTTTGCCCCGATCCAGCCGGCGGATCTCCACCAAGAGAAGGGTGATCCCAGCTACGATCAGGATCAGGAAGCCTGTCAGCCCGATACGCCTCCTTCGCAGTTCACGATTGAGTGCGCTAAGCTCGTCCGCCGCCTTGTGGGCCGAACCAAGGCCGACCTTCGTCTCTGCCAGGACTTGCACCGGGTCGAACGTGTGAACCAGGGAGCGCGCCTTCTTGAGGGAAGTCTTTGCCTCCTGCAGCCGGAAACGGACGTTTTCCACATAAGCACCCGCCCGCTGGGCACGGTCGGCCAGGGTGTCGAGCTGGTCGGTCAGTGTTCGCAGGCTGTCGAGCCCTTCTCGTATCCTCAGCGCGGCCGTGTAGCCCACCGACCCGGATCCGTGACACGCAGCGCAGACGGCGCCTTCGCTCACCCCGATCATCTTCTCCGAGGGTGCCTGCACCCCGTGATTCCCGTGGCAAACCTCGCACTGGGGGACGCCCAGCCGCTCGTAGGCCGCCCTGTGGGGACTCTTCTGGAAGTACTCATCCTCCGCCGGATGACACTGACCGCACACGCGGCTGATATGGGTCACCCCCGGCGGAACGGCGCCGTGGTTTCCGTGACAATCGTTGCAGGTAGGAGCACCGAGATCGTGTTTCTTGAGCAGCGCCTCCCCGTGTACGCTCCCTGACCATTCCTCCACCTGGTCGGTGGGTATGTTATAGGCGGCCATGTACTCTTTGCTTCCGTGGCATGAACCGCATGTGGACGCCACATTGGCCGGGTAGACCGAGGAGCCAGGGTCGCCAGCTGGCAGAATCCCGTGGGCGCGATGGCAGCTGCTGCAAATGGCCACTCGGAGATCACCGGCGAGTAGCCTCTTGCCATGGACGCTCGTGTAGTACAGCTTCTCCTGGTCGGTCGGCAGTCCCGGCTTTTCCCCCCGCATGTACTCGATGCTGCTGTGGCAACGCGCACACAGGCGGACCACCTCTTTCCCTTTCGGCACACCGATGTACCCCTTGCGGGGATCCATTGCCGCCGAGGCGAGGCCGTCCCAGCCCAAGGTGGGATCGCCTCCGTGGCAGGTGGCGCACCCAAAGCCGTGACGTCGGTGCGCGTCGTTCCGGAACGCCTGGACCACCTGGGCAAGCCGATCCCCAAGCTGGGCGTGGCACCATTCGCAGCTGCTTGACGATTCGCGAACCTGTTCCGTTTGAGCCGGGGACACCGAAAGGCCCAGCTGGAAAACCATCACCCCAACAGCCATCAGCGACTGCACGTTCACCCTTCCCTCCCGCAGCTGCCGGCTCCTCCTGGAGTGCGGGCATTGCGGCTCTTGCCCTCCCGCGGAAGCCGAGCCTCTCCGCTGTTGTTTCTTCCGGAACGGCGGCCCGTCAATCCGTTCCCAGCCCCGAATATCCCCACGTGCGTCAGTCGGTCGCGGGCCAGAAGAGACTCAAAAGGGTCATCCCGACCATGAACGTCAGCACCAGAACGCCCACGATCGTGAAGAAGGGGCTGCGCTCGCCGCGTGCGCTCCGGCGATCGAGGAACGGCACGAAAAGCCAGAAGCAGGCTCCAAGACCGAAAAGGACCACCGCCACCCTTTCCCCTTCAAAAACGCCGATGCGCGCCGGCATCATCTTCAGGGCCTGGAACAGGGACAGGAAGTACCACTCGGGCCTG
It encodes:
- a CDS encoding NADP-dependent malic enzyme, whose amino-acid sequence is MIRKEEALDYHRRARRGKLEVVPTKPCLTQRDLSLAYTPGVAEPCREIARDPDLVYEYTAKGNLVAVVTNGTAVLGLGDIGPLAGKPVMEGKGVLFKRFADIDVFDIEVNSKDPDDVIRVCQLLEPTFGGINLEDIKAPECFYIEETLKRTLSIPVFHDDQHGTAIISGAALLNALELQGKKIEEVKIVINGAGAAGIACAEMYVLLGAKRENIILCDTKGVIYKGRKEGMNPYKERFAAETEARTLAEAMVGADVFVGLSVANCVTQEMVRSMADRPIVFAMANPDPEIRYEDAKAARDDLIMATGRSDYPNQVNNVLGFPFIFRGALDVRARAINDEMKIAAAKSLAALAKEDVPESVCRAYDVDRLEFGPEYIIPKPFDPRVLLWEAPAVAEAAMRTGVARLQIDIDEYRERLEARLGKRREVMRFMINKAKRDPKRVVFPEGEHDRILRASQILEDEKIAFPILLGNKERIEGKINELGLELRTATIIEPAKHPRFEEYVEELWRLRQRKGMTKVEAREMLTLPRVMGPMMVHMGDADAVVAGLTMHYPDTIRPALQIIRMREGVHRVAGLYVLLWKDRVMFLADTTVNIEPTAEDLAEIAILSAETARRFDIEPKVAMLSFSNFGSTRHPLAEKVAQAVEIARQRAPHLIIDGEMQADTAVVPEIIDETYPFCRVKGGANVLIFPDLQSGNIAYKLLMRLGGAEAIGPILMGMRKSVHVLQRGSDVNEIVNMATIAVIDAQDLERQERARMAASA